In Deltaproteobacteria bacterium, the genomic window TCATGACCATGTCACCCTTGATGCAGATCTCGCCAACTTCTCCCTGCGGCAGGATATTTTCGTCGAAGTCTTTGATGACCAGGTCAACTCCCGGAATAGGCTTGCCGACGGAATAGGTCAGTTTCTCCGTCCCGTCATCGGGATGGGTGTAAGTGACGGCGCCGCTCACCTCTGTCAGGCCATAGGCGTTTCGCGGGATAACCCCGAGCTTGTCTCTGAACGCCACGATCAGCTCGGAAGGGCAGGGCTGGGCGGATACAATGGAAATCTTCAATGAACTCAGATCATATTTGTCCGCGTTGGGGTGCATCAGTTCCATGGCATACATGACTGGGACCTGGCCGAGTGTCGTCGCTTTTTCGGCATCGATCAACCGGAGCGTTTCCTCCGGATCGAACATGTCCATCATGACGACCTTGTTCCCTATGTTGGCATTGCAGACGATTCCCATAACGGCGCCACCCGCGTGACTGAAGGGGAGGTTTAGCAAAAGGATGTTTCCTTGATAATAATCAGCTGCTTTGATCTGGGCGTCTGTCAGGGAAATGAGATTTTTGTGGGTCAGCATGGCGGCCTTGGGGATGCCGGTTGTTCCCGATGTGTAAATGAATATAGCGGGGTCATCCTCGTTGACGGCATCCATCGCGCTTTTCAGTGCCGCCGGGTCGGGCTCGGCCAGGAACTCCCGGTAGAACGTGGTTCCCTCCCTTTTCTGGTCCATGCAGACAACATGCTTGAGCGTGGGTGTTTCATCCCGAACGCTCTCCAGATTGGCCATGAAGTCAGAACCCATGAATTCAGTTGGGAGGAAAAGAGCGGTTATCCCGGAATCATTCAGAAAGAATTTCAGTTCCGGCGCCGTCGTCCGTGGGCTTAAGGGAACACCGATAGCGCCGATCTTGGCCGCTCCGAAGAAAGCAAAAACAGCTTCTGGCCACAGAGGACTGTATATGCCGATCCGGTCGCCGCGCCGGACGCCCGCATTGAGAAGACCAATTGCCACTCGGTCCGTCTCTTCATCATATTGACCGAAGGAGATCCGGCGTTTCTTGAATACCAAGGCCTCCTCATTCGGTATATCCCTACCATGCTTCTTCAAAAAGTCTCCTATAACCATGTCGTCCCGTCCCCCTTCCTCGTTGATCATGATCCGTTAAGATTCATTTTGTGTGTGCATTGTTTTTCATTGATGCATGTTTCGCAACATTCTCCATAGATTCAGGGCGCTGTCAGCCGCCATTTCAGTACCCACGCCGCGTCCTCCCGCATCCGCTCCCACGAGGTATAACCCTTCAACAGGTGTTTGATTGGACGGTCGGTCCTTTCCCACCTGTCGCCTGTTCTGGGCCACACCGATGACTTCGCCGGTCCACCTCCCCGAGATCTTTGAGATGTAACGGGTATCAGTGCGAATTTTCCAGACGGTGTGCCTGTCTATTTCAGGAAACAGATCACGCATGGTGTTCTCGATGCGATCAAGCACTTCTTCACAGATCGCTGAGACCTGGTCATGTTCATCAAGTTCGGCAGGTGCCAGTGAACCCGCCAGTACTACCTGACACCCGGATGGTGCGAGGC contains:
- a CDS encoding acyl--CoA ligase, with protein sequence MVIGDFLKKHGRDIPNEEALVFKKRRISFGQYDEETDRVAIGLLNAGVRRGDRIGIYSPLWPEAVFAFFGAAKIGAIGVPLSPRTTAPELKFFLNDSGITALFLPTEFMGSDFMANLESVRDETPTLKHVVCMDQKREGTTFYREFLAEPDPAALKSAMDAVNEDDPAIFIYTSGTTGIPKAAMLTHKNLISLTDAQIKAADYYQGNILLLNLPFSHAGGAVMGIVCNANIGNKVVMMDMFDPEETLRLIDAEKATTLGQVPVMYAMELMHPNADKYDLSSLKISIVSAQPCPSELIVAFRDKLGVIPRNAYGLTEVSGAVTYTHPDDGTEKLTYSVGKPIPGVDLVIKDFDENILPQGEVGEICIKGDMVMKGYWQRPDDDARVFDRDGYLHTGDMGQLDEDGYLIIVGRKKEMYIRGGENVYPPEIEDVICKHPDVMMAAVLGRPHEKWGEVGRAYIMPNPGKEPTPEAIKEFLKDKLSNFKIPEDIIIRPMLPLTPIGKVKKLELYQEIRKEFNV